The sequence CCGCTTGCCGCTTGCGCCAGAGGCCTGAACATGCGATTGGTCAACCATGTTGAAAATCTTCGCTTTTATGCTTACTTGCTCCCTTCCGGGTTTCTCCGATAGCATCCCGCTCTTCAACGGGAAGGACACCGCAGGCTGGGAGTTTTCAACTCCGGAGGGGAAAGCCGCATGGTCGGTGAAGGATGGGGTGCTCGCCTGTTCCGGTGAGCCCATCGGCTACATCCGCACGGAAAAGGAATACGAAAACTACAGCCTGACCCTTGAGTGGCGGTGGCAGGCAGGGGCGGAAAAGGCCAACAGCGGCCTGTTGCTCCACATCTCCACCCCCAACGCCGCCGGCCCCTGGCCCAAATGCATCGAGTCCCAGCTTGGCCAAGGCAACGCAGGCGATATCTGGACGATTGGGGAAAAGGCTGTCGCGAAGGGAGTGAACAAGGGCGGCCGCTGGATCCGCACCGCAGACCCCGCAGAGAAAACCCCCGGCGAATGGAACACGATGACGGTCACTTGCAAGGGCGATTCGCTCACCATCACGGTCAACGGCGTGACGGTGAACGAGGCGACAGGCCTCAGCGCCGCCAAAGGTGCCATCGGCGTGCAGTCCGAGGGTTCTCCCATCGAGTTCCGCAACATCGTTCTCACCGCCATCGAGTGAGCCGATCCCACGCGCCGCCTCGTCTGCCGGGAATCAGCGGCACGCACTTCCCCAGTCACGCAAGGCCAGGCCGAGCTGGCCCGCTGCACTCGTAGCGGTGGATGGGCTACCCTTTTCCGAAAACGAAATCTCCGCCGCCCTGCCGCAGAGCCACGCGCCGAGCGCGGCGGCATCGAAGGCATCCATCCCGCCGGCCAACAAGGCTCCCAGCACCCCGGAAAGCAAATCGCCCTGCCCGCCGTTCGACATCGCGGGCGTGCCGGTGGAATTGATCCGCAGTGCCGTCCCTCGTTTCGCGATGATGCTCCTCGCGCCCTTGAGCAGAAGCACGGCTTCCCTTTCCGAGACAAAAGCCCGCGCGGCATCCTCGCGGGAAAGCCCGCAAAGCCCCGGAGCCAGCCCTGCGAATTCACCGGGATGAGGGGTCAGGAGGTGGAGGCTTGAGAGTGGGATTCCACGCGCAGCAATCAGCTCGAGCGCATCCGCATCAATCACTGCAGGGACTCTCGCGGTCGCGACAAGCTCCGCCAAACCGTCCGCAAACCCACCCGCCACCCGCCCGAGGCCAGGCCCGATGACAAGCGAATCGTATCTTTCTGTTAGCAAGGTTGCGGGATCATCGCAGGCAACGAGCATCGCCTCAAGAGGCAGGCGTGCGAGCATCGCATCGCAGGCGCGGGAGGGGGCATGAAGAGTGACCAGCCCGCCGCCCGCACGGATCGCGCCAAGTGCGGAAAGCAAGGCCGCCCCAGTGAACTGCGGTGAGCCGGCAAGGATGCCAACCCTGCCCGCCATACCCTTGTGGAAATCGAAAGGCCGCGGCCTTTTCCCGAAGCCCATCGCCTGCGGGCATACCAATTCCATGTCCCCGGCACCCTGCGCCTCCAATCCATCGACAGGCACGAGATGGAGGGTTCCGCACGCATCCGCCGCACGGCCCATGAGCAGTCCGCGCTTCGCCGCGCCGATCATGAACGTGGCATCGGCGGTGACAGCCCCGGGAAAAGCCACGCCGCTGTCCGGATCGGTGCCGCTGGGCACATCGACCGCCGCGATGAGGGCCCCGCGCCTACTGCGGAGCAACTCCATCTCCGCAATCATCCCCGCGATCGCACCGCGCGGAGCCCCTTCCGCGCCCATCCCTAACAGCCCATCGATCAGCAGCAAGGGGCCGGGTGGCGCGTTCACGGAATCGACGGGAACGAGATCCTGCAACTGCTCCCTGGCGAGGGGGGCCCATTGATCCGCAGGAAAGGCGGCACGGACGGAAACGTCCCAGCCGAACTCATCTCGCAAGACCCTGAGCGCGATCAGCGCATCGCCGCCGTTGTGGCCTTTTCCCGGATAGGCGATGGCCGCACCCCTTTTTGGATATGCGTTGCCGAGAGCCTGCCCGAGCGCATGGCCTGCCTTGGCCATCAGCTCGGATTCGGGGATTCCGGCGGCCATTGCCCGTGCCTCGATCGCCCGCATTTCCTCCACTCTGACCGCCTTCATGGATGCCAATCTGCCATGGATCTTCATGGCTTCCAATCCGGAAGCGTCTCCTCCAGGATTGCGGCGATTCGTTTCCTCTCGGATGCCGCGAGCCAATCAATGCGCTGATCCCCCCCAGCCAGCGCCACGCGCATTTTCGCAAGCACCAGCGATTTCACCGTGGGTGGCAGGCTGCGGAATGCATCCGAATAGATCATGAAGGAACAACGCCGCTTGAAGATCCGCCCGTAGAGCCGGAAATCCGCGAGCGATTCGCCTTTCGCTGTCTGCGGATACCGCGCGATCAAGGCGTTCTGAAAGGCCGCATTCCCCTCCACGCCCTCCCCCAGATCCGCCTCGTCCTTGAAGAACATGCAGTCGGTGATTTTCTCTGCCCAGGATTCCGCCACGCTGCCTGCAGAGCCTTTGTCGGGATCGGCCGACGGATCGATGATCCCGGAAAAATGGCGTGATCGGCGGTAGTTCATCGAGGCCGCGTTGAGCAAGGTGTGCATACGGCACTGGTGCTCCAGCACGAGCAGGGCGACGATGTCGCTGGTTGGGCGGAGATACCTGGTGACATCGATCTCCGACCTCAGGTCGTCCATTTCCGCGCGATCAGGATGGCTCCCACCATCCTCGGTGAAAGTCCGGTTGCCCAGATGAGGCATGGCGCTGCGGCCGGTGACATACCAGCCGCCCCAGCGCTCCGCGATAGGCGTTTGGTCGGTGACATCCGTGGTGCCGAGGTGCAGCAAGGGGTGGCCTGCTTCATCGGCGAAAACGGAACGGATCAGCAGACCCGGGACATTTTCGGTGCGAGCCGTCGCGTGGCAGGACATGCAGTTGTTCGTATCCCGCTGGATTTCCAATCCGCCCTTGCGATCCGTCCCGACGAAGTAAAACACCGGCCCGAGCACCGGATCCTGCACCACCGCCTCGATCGCCCCGCCGGGGACATAGCCGACATAGGCGTTTTCCGAAAAATACAGGGCGCGCGGGTTGCCGGGGTTGATGAGATCGTTCTGGAGGCTGGTCTTCGAAAACACCAGCACCTGGGAGTCAGCCGGGACATCCAGGACATTGAGCACATAACGCAGGCGGGTCAGGGCATCTCCCGGCGGAACCTCCATTTCCCCCTTGGAAAGCAGGGCGAGTTTGTCCGTGGCTTTTGTATCCGAGTAGTTGAGCGGCGCACGATCCCAGAAATCCACGTGACCCTGCGCCCCGGCGCCCGCCTGGAGGCAGGCGCTTAGCGAGAGACCGATCACGGTTTTACGGAAAACACGCACAAAGCGGATGATACGCTTCCTTGGACTGAACCCTACAGTCGTTTTCGCCCAAACACTGCGCATGGATTGCCATGCCAAAGGGAAACACGGATCTTTCCTTTGTTTTCCCCCTCATGCTGCTATAGTTGTCATGAAATAAAAATTACCAAAGCCATGCCATTCGAACTAACAGAAGACCGCAAGATGAAAGACCTGATAGGAAGGGTCGGGGACGATGTTTCCCAACTGAGGAGCGATATCGCCTCGCTGTTCTCACACACGGGCCGCCACGCCCTGCCAACAAGCGCCCGCGAGCTGCGAGCACAGGCGAGGGAACGCCTCAGCGCAGGCGGTGAATACGCCGCAAGCTACCTCCGCGAGCATCCGGGCCGCTCTTCCGTGGGGATATTCGGCGGACTGGTGCTGCTAGGTGCCGCCGGAGCGGGGATCTATTATCTTTGCAAAGGAAGGCTCCCCTGCTGCGGCGCTGCCGCCTGCTCCGGCAGCGTAGCCGATGAAGGGACCGAATGACCCCGGCCCCCCTCACCTGATCCGTTCATTCGCCTTTATTTCCTCAAAGCGCCCGCTAGTCTCCGTCCCGTGGTCGAGAAAAGTGACTTGCGCGCCGTCCTGCAATACATCCCCCAGTTCCGGGGCAAGATTTTCTGTGTCCTCATCGAGGCAGGCCTTTTGCCAGAGCCGGCCGTCGCGGAAACCCTTCTCGATCTGGCCGTATTGGAAGATCTCGGGGTGAAGCTCGTCCTCGGTGTCCTCGGCGGCGACCTGAAGGATCTCTATGATTGGACCCTGGAATGCGAGATCATGGCCGCACGCGTCACCCGCCCCATCGAGGACGAGGAAGCGGCCCAGGAGGTGAGGGAGATCCTCCAGCGCGGCCAGTCGGCGATCATCGACGCATCCGGCATCGGCCCGCTGGATCCCAAGGTTGTCGCTTTCGCGAAGCGGATCGGGGTTTCCAAGGTCATCGCGCTGCTGGAAGAGAGCATCCTGGTCAACGGCCAGCCCGCGCATGCAATCCGTGCGGCGGATGTGCCTGCCGTGCTGGAAAAGGAAAATGTCCGGGGCAGCGACCTGCTCCTCGCCGCGGCCGCAGCCTGCGAGAGCGGCGTGCCCCGCGTCCATGTGCTCAACGGCAGGCAGCAGGGTGTGCTGGTGGATGAGCTTTTCTCCAACGAAGGCGTGGGCACCATGATCCACGCCGACAGCTACCGGGTCATCCGCGAACTCCGCGAGGACGACATCCCCGAGTTGCTCGGCATGATTGGTCGCGTGGTCCGCCGCACCAAGCTGGTGCCCCGCAACTACGAGGACATCCATGCCAAGATCACTGATTACCGGGTCATGACGATCGATGACAACGTCGTCGGCTGTGTCGCCCTCCACGAATACCCCGGGGAAAACTGCGCAGAGGTCGCCTGCCTTTACGTCAAGCAGGCGCACGAAGGCCGCGGATACGGCGTGGAACTCGTCGCCCATGCGGAGAAAATCGCGATGGAGCGCGGCGTCCCGCGGGTCTTCGCCCTGACCAACCGCGCCGCGGATTTCTTCCGCCGCGCCGGATATGCGCAGAGCGATCTGATCGCCCTGCCCTCACCCCGCCGCGCCCAGTTCATCGCCAGCGGCCGGGATTCCCTGGTCTTCGAGAAATCGTTTTCCGAATAACCCCCACTCCAACCCCCATTTTCCCATGTCCATCGCATTCAAGGAATGGCAGGTCGTCTGCGACGCTCTCGCCAGCGGCCGCCAATCGATACTCCTCCGCAAGGGCGGCATCCACGAAGGCCGCGCCGGGTTCAGCTTCGCCCACGAAAGGTTCTATCTTTTCCCCACGAAATTCCACGCCCAGGCGGGATACGTCCGCGAGGGCGATTTCACCCCGGAGCGGGAGTGGCAGGTCGGCGACAGCTTGCGCATCACCCACCATGCCGTCGCCTCTTTCGCAGTGACGCTCACGGATTGGGCCCAGCTTGAGGCGCTGGGGCCCTATCATATCTACACCGAGGAGACCCTGCGGGAGCGCTTCGACTGGGAGGGAAAGGGCATGGCATCCGGAAGCATCCACCTCGCCCTCGTTCGCGTCTCCAAGCTGGAATCCCCCCTTGAGCTGACCTATGAAAAACGCTTCGGCGGCTGCCGCTCATGGCTGGAACTTGAGCCGCCGGATCCCGAAAACGCCTTACCTGTGCTAACCCAGGATGTATTCTCGGCATTATCGGACACGATTTCCCGTATCGCCGGAAGCTCCGCAAGCCCCTGAAACCCTTGGTTTTCGGCAAATATTTCATATTTCCTAAATATCTTGATTTTTTTCCATTGCCGTATCCGATCGGGATAGCTAGAAACACAAGTCTTTTGGCAAAAAACCAAACTCGCAAGCCTGCCTCCTTGCGATCCCTTAACCCCACGTTTGCCAACTCACCGCAAAACATGAGATTATCCCATCTTTCCGCGCTGGCCGCCATCGCAGCCCTGCCCTTCCTCGCCAGCTGCGGGTCCAACATCAACATCGTCTCGAAAGGCGATATCAAATCCCACGGCCACGGGATCAACTATCGGCCCAGGCAGGACTTCAATGTCCCGCCCGCCTCCTCCGCCCTCCTCGCCGCCGCATCCGCCAAACCGAAGGACAAGCACTCGATGCCGATCTACTCCTTCTCCGAGCGCAACCGGGTGGTGCGCACCACCGCCTACACCTGTTCCGAGGACGATCATATCGTCTACGGCAGCAAGAACGCCGCAGGCACCAACCTACGCTATTCCGACCGCGTCCGCAGCGCCGCCGCCGATT comes from Akkermansiaceae bacterium and encodes:
- a CDS encoding DUF1080 domain-containing protein; this translates as MLTCSLPGFSDSIPLFNGKDTAGWEFSTPEGKAAWSVKDGVLACSGEPIGYIRTEKEYENYSLTLEWRWQAGAEKANSGLLLHISTPNAAGPWPKCIESQLGQGNAGDIWTIGEKAVAKGVNKGGRWIRTADPAEKTPGEWNTMTVTCKGDSLTITVNGVTVNEATGLSAAKGAIGVQSEGSPIEFRNIVLTAIE
- a CDS encoding NAD(P)H-hydrate dehydratase; translated protein: MKAVRVEEMRAIEARAMAAGIPESELMAKAGHALGQALGNAYPKRGAAIAYPGKGHNGGDALIALRVLRDEFGWDVSVRAAFPADQWAPLAREQLQDLVPVDSVNAPPGPLLLIDGLLGMGAEGAPRGAIAGMIAEMELLRSRRGALIAAVDVPSGTDPDSGVAFPGAVTADATFMIGAAKRGLLMGRAADACGTLHLVPVDGLEAQGAGDMELVCPQAMGFGKRPRPFDFHKGMAGRVGILAGSPQFTGAALLSALGAIRAGGGLVTLHAPSRACDAMLARLPLEAMLVACDDPATLLTERYDSLVIGPGLGRVAGGFADGLAELVATARVPAVIDADALELIAARGIPLSSLHLLTPHPGEFAGLAPGLCGLSREDAARAFVSEREAVLLLKGARSIIAKRGTALRINSTGTPAMSNGGQGDLLSGVLGALLAGGMDAFDAAALGAWLCGRAAEISFSEKGSPSTATSAAGQLGLALRDWGSACR
- a CDS encoding GNAT family N-acetyltransferase — translated: MVEKSDLRAVLQYIPQFRGKIFCVLIEAGLLPEPAVAETLLDLAVLEDLGVKLVLGVLGGDLKDLYDWTLECEIMAARVTRPIEDEEAAQEVREILQRGQSAIIDASGIGPLDPKVVAFAKRIGVSKVIALLEESILVNGQPAHAIRAADVPAVLEKENVRGSDLLLAAAAACESGVPRVHVLNGRQQGVLVDELFSNEGVGTMIHADSYRVIRELREDDIPELLGMIGRVVRRTKLVPRNYEDIHAKITDYRVMTIDDNVVGCVALHEYPGENCAEVACLYVKQAHEGRGYGVELVAHAEKIAMERGVPRVFALTNRAADFFRRAGYAQSDLIALPSPRRAQFIASGRDSLVFEKSFSE
- a CDS encoding DUF1802 family protein, giving the protein MSIAFKEWQVVCDALASGRQSILLRKGGIHEGRAGFSFAHERFYLFPTKFHAQAGYVREGDFTPEREWQVGDSLRITHHAVASFAVTLTDWAQLEALGPYHIYTEETLRERFDWEGKGMASGSIHLALVRVSKLESPLELTYEKRFGGCRSWLELEPPDPENALPVLTQDVFSALSDTISRIAGSSASP